A single Candoia aspera isolate rCanAsp1 chromosome 5, rCanAsp1.hap2, whole genome shotgun sequence DNA region contains:
- the RPL24 gene encoding large ribosomal subunit protein eL24: MKVELCSFSGYKIYPGHGRRYARTDGKVFQFLNAKCESAFLSKRNPRQINWTVLYRRKHKKGQSEEVQKKRTRRAVKGHRAITGASLAEIMAKRNQKPEVRKAQREQAIRAAKEAKKAKQATKKAVPSATKAPTKTAPKQKIVKPVKVSAPRVGGKR; this comes from the exons ATGAA GGTTGAGCTGTGCAGCTTCAGTGGGTACAAGATCTATCCCGGCCACGGCCGCCGCTACGCTCGTACGGACGGAAAG GTTTTTCAATTTTTGAATGCGAAATGTGAGTCTGCATTCCTCTCTAAGAGAAATCCCCGTCAGATCAATTGGACTGTTTTGTACAGGCGAAAGCACAAGAAAGGACAATCA GAAGAGGTACAAAAGAAACGTACACGCCGTGCTGTTAAGGGTCATAGAGCAATCACAGGTGCTTCTTTGGCTGAAATAATGGCCAAGAGAAATCAGAAGCCTGAAGTGCGAAAAGCCCAAAGGGAACAAGCCATTAG AGCTGCCAAGGAAGCAAAGAAGGCTAAGCAGGCAACTAAGAAGGCAGTACCCTCTGCAACAAAG GCACCAACAAAGACTGCACCAAAACAAAAAATTGTGAAGCCTGTGAAAGTTTCTGCTCCCCGTGTTGGTGGGAAACGCTGA